A genomic window from Desulfuromonadales bacterium includes:
- a CDS encoding VacJ family lipoprotein: MAKTKRTLLAALLLSALSLLAGCSTVPVTGPDSQAPLRRYEEVVKIPPGQPPMLLMNDPMEGFNRGTYRFNYYFDKYLFLPVVKGYAFIMPDYAEQRVSNFYDNIYEIGTFTNSLLQFKLKKTGITAARFVVNSTVGIAGLWDPATSWGLLRQEEDFGQTLGHYGVGTGAYVVLPVAGPSNIRDTAGLVVDAVAFNAIDPLNFDHNEPYEVPFNIMYAVDKRKRIPFRYHGTGSPFEYELVRMLNTQFRQFEVED; encoded by the coding sequence ATGGCCAAGACGAAACGCACGCTGCTGGCCGCTCTGCTCCTGTCTGCACTTTCGCTTCTTGCCGGCTGCAGCACCGTCCCGGTGACCGGTCCTGACAGCCAGGCGCCGCTGCGGCGCTATGAGGAGGTGGTCAAGATCCCCCCGGGGCAGCCGCCGATGCTGCTGATGAACGACCCGATGGAGGGCTTCAACCGCGGCACCTACCGCTTCAACTACTACTTCGACAAGTACCTTTTTCTGCCGGTGGTCAAGGGGTACGCTTTCATCATGCCGGACTACGCCGAGCAGAGGGTCTCGAACTTCTACGACAACATTTATGAAATCGGGACCTTTACCAACAGCCTGCTGCAATTCAAGCTCAAGAAGACCGGCATTACCGCGGCCAGATTCGTCGTCAACTCCACGGTCGGCATCGCCGGCCTCTGGGACCCGGCCACAAGCTGGGGATTGCTCCGTCAGGAGGAGGACTTCGGCCAGACCCTCGGCCACTACGGGGTGGGCACCGGCGCTTACGTGGTGCTGCCGGTTGCCGGGCCGAGCAACATCCGCGACACGGCCGGGCTGGTCGTCGACGCGGTCGCTTTCAACGCCATCGACCCCCTCAACTTCGACCATAATGAGCCGTACGAGGTTCCATTCAACATTATGTACGCCGTCGACAAGCGCAAGCGGATTCCCTTCCGCTACCACGGCACCGGCTCCCCCTTCGAGTACGAGCTGGTGCGGATGCTGAACACCCAGTTCCGGCAGTTCGAGGTTGAAGACTGA
- the gap gene encoding type I glyceraldehyde-3-phosphate dehydrogenase codes for MGAKVAINGFGRIGRLVLMAMAEQGLIGREIDLVAVVDVSTDAQYFAYQLKYDSVHGRFQGELATAKSGPSLAEDDLLMVNGHRIRCVAAAKSPDLLPWRQLGVDFVVEATGLFTDSATAGLHLAAGAKKVIISAPGKGEVKTLVMGVNEGEYDPGSHHVVSNASCTTNCLAPLVHVLLKEGLGIETGLMTTIHSYTATQKTVDGPSKKDWRGGRAAAINIIPSTTGAAKAVGEVLPAVKGKLTGMSFRVPTPDVSVVDLTFRTVRETSIEEIDALMKKAAETYLKGYLEYAQEELVSTDFIHSASSSIYDSLATVQNNLKGEKRFFKIVSWYDNEWGYSHRVVDLLRYMIARQN; via the coding sequence ATGGGAGCGAAAGTTGCGATCAACGGCTTTGGCAGGATCGGCCGACTGGTGCTGATGGCCATGGCCGAGCAGGGACTCATCGGCAGAGAGATCGATCTCGTCGCGGTGGTCGACGTCAGCACCGATGCGCAGTACTTCGCCTATCAACTCAAGTACGACTCGGTGCACGGCCGTTTCCAGGGGGAACTGGCCACGGCGAAGAGTGGTCCCTCCCTGGCGGAGGACGACCTGCTGATGGTGAACGGCCACCGCATCCGCTGCGTGGCGGCGGCCAAATCGCCCGATCTCCTCCCCTGGCGGCAACTGGGAGTCGACTTCGTGGTCGAAGCAACCGGGCTGTTTACCGACTCCGCCACGGCCGGTCTGCACCTTGCGGCCGGGGCGAAAAAAGTCATCATCAGCGCCCCCGGGAAAGGGGAGGTGAAGACCCTGGTGATGGGGGTGAACGAAGGGGAGTACGATCCGGGGAGCCACCACGTCGTCTCCAACGCCTCCTGCACGACCAACTGCCTGGCCCCGCTGGTGCACGTGCTGCTCAAGGAGGGGCTCGGCATCGAAACCGGGCTGATGACCACCATCCATTCCTATACGGCGACGCAGAAAACCGTCGACGGCCCCTCGAAGAAAGACTGGCGCGGCGGCCGGGCGGCGGCCATCAACATCATCCCCTCGACCACGGGGGCGGCCAAGGCGGTGGGGGAGGTGCTGCCGGCGGTGAAGGGGAAGCTGACGGGAATGTCCTTTCGCGTCCCCACCCCCGACGTCTCGGTGGTCGACCTGACCTTCCGCACGGTGCGGGAGACCTCCATCGAGGAGATCGACGCCCTGATGAAGAAGGCGGCAGAAACCTACCTCAAGGGCTACCTCGAATATGCACAGGAAGAACTGGTCTCCACCGACTTCATCCACTCGGCCAGCTCCTCCATCTACGACTCCCTCGCCACCGTGCAGAACAACCTCAAAGGCGAGAAGCGATTCTTCAAGATCGTCTCCTGGTACGACAACGAATGGGGCTACTCGCACCGGGTGGTCGATCTGCTGCGGTACATGATCGCCAGGCAAAACTGA